The Dokdonella koreensis DS-123 genome has a segment encoding these proteins:
- a CDS encoding class I SAM-dependent methyltransferase: protein MRESLAPFSDAAAVAHYADGPPRLVPGYASLHRMTAVLLAERTPPAAHVLVHGAGGGLELKAFAEAHPAWTFTGVDPSADMLGLAARTLGPLAPRARLHHGLIEDAPEGPFDAATSLLTLHFLPIDERRRTLAGIHRRLLPGAPFVAVHASVPQEDGARDRWLSRYAAFAVASGVDPVRAADGRAAVEAHLSLLTPAQDEALLREAGFSGVELFHTGFTFRGWVAYA, encoded by the coding sequence ATGCGTGAATCGCTCGCCCCGTTCTCCGATGCCGCCGCCGTCGCGCACTATGCGGACGGCCCGCCGCGCCTCGTGCCCGGCTATGCCAGCCTGCATCGCATGACCGCCGTCCTGCTGGCCGAACGCACCCCGCCGGCCGCTCACGTGCTGGTCCACGGCGCGGGCGGCGGCCTGGAACTGAAGGCCTTCGCCGAGGCGCATCCGGCCTGGACTTTCACCGGTGTCGATCCGTCAGCCGACATGCTGGGGCTGGCCGCGCGGACACTGGGGCCGCTGGCGCCGCGCGCCCGCCTGCATCACGGCCTCATCGAGGACGCGCCGGAAGGGCCGTTCGATGCCGCGACCAGCCTGCTGACCCTGCACTTCCTGCCGATCGACGAGCGCCGCCGCACCCTGGCCGGGATCCACCGCCGTCTGCTGCCCGGCGCGCCGTTCGTGGCGGTCCATGCCAGCGTTCCGCAGGAGGACGGCGCACGCGACCGCTGGCTGTCGCGCTATGCCGCCTTCGCGGTGGCGTCGGGCGTGGACCCGGTGAGGGCGGCGGACGGGCGCGCGGCGGTCGAGGCGCATCTGAGCCTCCTGACGCCGGCCCAGGACGAGGCGCTGCTGCGCGAGGCCGGCTTCTCCGGCGTAGAGCTGTTCCATACCGGCTTCACCTTCCGCGGCTGGGTGGCCTACGCCTGA